AGCCATTGCTTGTCGACTAGCCGGGCGACGTACCCTGCGCGCATGGCGAAGTTGCGGGCAACCCCTTCCTGATTGACGCGGTAGGACAACCGGGCCGAGATGAGCGCCGTATCGCCAAAGAGGCGCACCGCCGGTTCATCGACCTGGACTTCCGGACTCGGCCGCTTCTGCTCGGGCGCATAGAAGGACAGCATTTTTTCACGCCCGTCCACCTCGCCGACCGGCGATATTTCCACATAATTCTCGGCCGTGACGGCTTTCAACGCGGCTTGATCGAAGCTGCTCTGGGCCTGCGCATGGCGCTGCACCAGGGCCAGCAGTTCCGCATCGGCGGGAGCCGCCTGCGCACCACCCATCGCGCCCAAGGCGCCCAGCAGGCAGGTGGAAAGAAGATATGAAAGGGGTAATCTCATGCGTATGTCATCCTGATCGAGGTCATTGGGAAGCATCCGTTGATGACGGCGCTACCGTCAGCATCGAACACTCGCTTGCGGGCAGCCCATCATGAGGAAACCCACCACATGCTATCGCCTTGCCATTTTCTCGCCCATGCCATTGCGACAAACTGCTGGATCCGGGGATTGAAACGCCATTCCACCGCCTCGGGATGCACATGGC
This window of the Janthinobacterium agaricidamnosum genome carries:
- a CDS encoding nuclear transport factor 2 family protein — protein: MRLPLSYLLSTCLLGALGAMGGAQAAPADAELLALVQRHAQAQSSFDQAALKAVTAENYVEISPVGEVDGREKMLSFYAPEQKRPSPEVQVDEPAVRLFGDTALISARLSYRVNQEGVARNFAMRAGYVARLVDKQWLLVSAQYTGIRPPKTAK